One genomic segment of Vespa velutina chromosome 10, iVesVel2.1, whole genome shotgun sequence includes these proteins:
- the LOC124952249 gene encoding sestrin homolog isoform X2: protein MGQIGNDTRILLMDAFLQNNRLDHVSRVMSSHPLYLDHFLRTQNFILRGDGPLPYDYRHLIAIMAAGRHQCSYLINLQKGEFLLQGGDPLWLQGLRSIPRKLQDLYEINKILAHRPWLLNKTHIEKLTKGADNWSLAEVVHAIVLLAHFHSLSSFVFSCGINEELDNVTGHHYKENIQDNSNKVPPAKEKLSSNPKEIPNGDGKTENVPSPPSSPSIVGEQEVGVETLMERMKRLSEKSESYQITQEELSKRFETVETQSAELAAAPQRSSSILDSDIGLFIDDPTFIYQDFAKRGQLNDIPTFRVQDYSWDDHGYSLVNRLYNDVGNFLDDKFKTTYNLTYYTMGTHSKVDTSRFRRAIWNYIQCMFGIRHDDYDYNEVNQLLERSLKTFIKSAVCYPERVTKKDYDRVMREFKHSEKVHVNLMILEARMQAELLYALRAVMRYMT, encoded by the exons ATGGGACAAATTGGAAATGAT ACACGCATATTGTTGATGGATGCTTTCCTTCAGAACAACAGATTGGACCATGTCTCCAGGGTAATGTCATCGCATCCCTTGTATTTAGACCACTTCCTTCGAACTCAAAATTTCATCCTTAGGGGTGATGGACCGCTTCCTTACGATTACAGACATCTCATAGCCATTATG GCCGCGGGTAGGCACCAGTGCAGCTATCTGATAAACCTGCAGAAGGGAGAGTTTCTTCTTCAGGGTGGTGACCCCTTGTGGCTTCAAGGTTTGAGATCGATCCCACGGAAGCTTCAAGATCTCTATGAGATCAATAAAATCTTAGCTCACAGGCCGTGGCTTCTAAATAAAACGCACATAGAg AAACTGACCAAAGGCGCGGACAATTGGTCCTTGGCCGAAGTCGTCCATGCGATAGTCCTTTTGGCCCATTTTCATTCGTTGTCATCGTTTGTTTTCTCATGTGGAATTAACGAAGAATTGGACAACGTAACTGGCCATCATTACAAGGAAAATATACAAGACAATAGCAATAAAGTGCCACCTGCCAAAGAAAAACTTTCTAGTAATCCCAAGGAAATACCCAATGGCGACGGCAAGACTG AAAACGTACCGTCGCCGCCATCGTCGCCTAGCATAGTTGGTGAACAAGAGGTCGGTGTGGAAACTTTAATGGAACGAATGAAACGGCTTTCCGAAAAATCCGAGTCTTATCAAATAACGCAAGAGGAATTATCGAAAAGATTTGAAACGGTCGAAACGCAATCAGCCGAATTGGCAGCTGCACCTCAAAGGAGTAGCAGCATTCTTGATTCCGACATCGGCCTCTTCATCGACGATCCTACCTTCATATATCAAGATTTTGCTAAG cGAGGTCAACTGAACGACATACCGACCTTCCGCGTACAAGACTATTCCTGGGATGACCACGGTTACTCGTTGGTGAATCGACTTTACAACGATGTGGGCAATTTCCTAGACGACAAGTTCAAGACGACTTACAATCTGACGTATTACACTATGGGTACGCATAGTAAGGTCGACACATCTCGTTTTAGACGAGCAATATGGAACTACATCCAATGTATGTTCGGAATAAGACACGATGACTACGATTACAATGAGGTTAATCAACTCCTCGAACGAAGTCTTAAGACCTTTATCAAGAGCGCTGTCTGTTATCCGGAACGCGTTACTAAGAAGGATTATGATCGTGTCATGAGGGAGTTCAAGCATAGTGAAAAG GTGCACGTGAACTTGATGATATTGGAAGCACGCATGCAGGCAGAATTATTGTATGCTTTACGTGCTGTAATGAGATATATGACCTAA
- the LOC124952249 gene encoding sestrin homolog isoform X3: protein MDAFLQNNRLDHVSRVMSSHPLYLDHFLRTQNFILRGDGPLPYDYRHLIAIMAAGRHQCSYLINLQKGEFLLQGGDPLWLQGLRSIPRKLQDLYEINKILAHRPWLLNKTHIEKLTKGADNWSLAEVVHAIVLLAHFHSLSSFVFSCGINEELDNVTGHHYKENIQDNSNKVPPAKEKLSSNPKEIPNGDGKTENVPSPPSSPSIVGEQEVGVETLMERMKRLSEKSESYQITQEELSKRFETVETQSAELAAAPQRSSSILDSDIGLFIDDPTFIYQDFAKRGQLNDIPTFRVQDYSWDDHGYSLVNRLYNDVGNFLDDKFKTTYNLTYYTMGTHSKVDTSRFRRAIWNYIQCMFGIRHDDYDYNEVNQLLERSLKTFIKSAVCYPERVTKKDYDRVMREFKHSEKVHVNLMILEARMQAELLYALRAVMRYMT, encoded by the exons ATGGATGCTTTCCTTCAGAACAACAGATTGGACCATGTCTCCAGGGTAATGTCATCGCATCCCTTGTATTTAGACCACTTCCTTCGAACTCAAAATTTCATCCTTAGGGGTGATGGACCGCTTCCTTACGATTACAGACATCTCATAGCCATTATG GCCGCGGGTAGGCACCAGTGCAGCTATCTGATAAACCTGCAGAAGGGAGAGTTTCTTCTTCAGGGTGGTGACCCCTTGTGGCTTCAAGGTTTGAGATCGATCCCACGGAAGCTTCAAGATCTCTATGAGATCAATAAAATCTTAGCTCACAGGCCGTGGCTTCTAAATAAAACGCACATAGAg AAACTGACCAAAGGCGCGGACAATTGGTCCTTGGCCGAAGTCGTCCATGCGATAGTCCTTTTGGCCCATTTTCATTCGTTGTCATCGTTTGTTTTCTCATGTGGAATTAACGAAGAATTGGACAACGTAACTGGCCATCATTACAAGGAAAATATACAAGACAATAGCAATAAAGTGCCACCTGCCAAAGAAAAACTTTCTAGTAATCCCAAGGAAATACCCAATGGCGACGGCAAGACTG AAAACGTACCGTCGCCGCCATCGTCGCCTAGCATAGTTGGTGAACAAGAGGTCGGTGTGGAAACTTTAATGGAACGAATGAAACGGCTTTCCGAAAAATCCGAGTCTTATCAAATAACGCAAGAGGAATTATCGAAAAGATTTGAAACGGTCGAAACGCAATCAGCCGAATTGGCAGCTGCACCTCAAAGGAGTAGCAGCATTCTTGATTCCGACATCGGCCTCTTCATCGACGATCCTACCTTCATATATCAAGATTTTGCTAAG cGAGGTCAACTGAACGACATACCGACCTTCCGCGTACAAGACTATTCCTGGGATGACCACGGTTACTCGTTGGTGAATCGACTTTACAACGATGTGGGCAATTTCCTAGACGACAAGTTCAAGACGACTTACAATCTGACGTATTACACTATGGGTACGCATAGTAAGGTCGACACATCTCGTTTTAGACGAGCAATATGGAACTACATCCAATGTATGTTCGGAATAAGACACGATGACTACGATTACAATGAGGTTAATCAACTCCTCGAACGAAGTCTTAAGACCTTTATCAAGAGCGCTGTCTGTTATCCGGAACGCGTTACTAAGAAGGATTATGATCGTGTCATGAGGGAGTTCAAGCATAGTGAAAAG GTGCACGTGAACTTGATGATATTGGAAGCACGCATGCAGGCAGAATTATTGTATGCTTTACGTGCTGTAATGAGATATATGACCTAA